A single genomic interval of Rubripirellula reticaptiva harbors:
- the infC gene encoding translation initiation factor IF-3 has translation MALARKNTQPESRDSVRINNNIRITPIRVVSEEGEQLGIISTDDALQRARDAGLDLVEVAPGERPPVCRIMDYGKYKYDKNKKKNTGQSHTKTKEIRLRPKTGGEDIRTKIRQAEKFLEHKDKVQVSVLFRGREMAHIEEGRKVMEMVIETLSAIGKVETSPQQHGRRMICMIAPK, from the coding sequence GTGGCATTGGCACGAAAAAACACTCAGCCTGAGAGTCGCGACAGCGTACGCATCAACAACAATATCCGGATCACGCCCATTCGGGTCGTCAGCGAGGAAGGAGAGCAGTTGGGGATTATTTCCACCGACGATGCTCTTCAGCGAGCTCGCGATGCAGGCCTGGATCTTGTTGAAGTCGCGCCGGGTGAACGCCCGCCGGTTTGCCGAATCATGGATTACGGCAAGTACAAGTACGACAAAAACAAAAAGAAGAATACCGGACAGTCGCATACCAAGACGAAAGAAATTCGTCTGCGACCAAAGACTGGTGGCGAGGACATCCGGACCAAGATCCGCCAAGCTGAGAAGTTTCTCGAGCACAAGGACAAGGTCCAGGTCAGTGTCTTGTTCCGTGGTCGCGAAATGGCTCACATCGAAGAAGGCCGAAAGGTCATGGAGATGGTCATTGAGACGCTTAGCGCAATCGGCAAGGTTGAAACATCGCCTCAGCAGCACGGTCGTCGAATGATCTGCATGATTGCGCCTAAGTAG
- a CDS encoding Nif3-like dinuclear metal center hexameric protein, with product MATLDAVCTIMARVAPLRLAESWDNVGLLAGDRAAKVEKIMACLTITPDVVDEAIAQNADLIVVHHPLPFKPMAKITTDSIPGAMLWKLIGAKIAIYSAHTAFDSATGGVNQMWAEALGLDRIRPLVELPIAAGTKQVGSSIVAVSSGQTVEGSGRYGRLPSPVTLESLASMAGEVSGGPRPRLVGAADQSVQAVAFACGSGGSFLAAAKRRGCHALVTGEATFHTCLEARSMGIGLVLLGHFHSERFAMERLSEALAAELPDLTVWASRDECDPLQQAD from the coding sequence ATGGCGACACTTGATGCGGTCTGCACGATCATGGCTCGGGTTGCGCCGTTACGGTTGGCGGAATCTTGGGATAATGTAGGTCTGCTGGCGGGTGATCGCGCAGCGAAGGTCGAGAAGATCATGGCCTGTTTGACCATCACGCCCGATGTGGTCGACGAAGCGATTGCCCAGAACGCTGACCTGATCGTGGTGCACCACCCGTTGCCGTTCAAGCCGATGGCCAAAATCACGACGGATTCTATTCCAGGCGCAATGCTGTGGAAGTTGATCGGCGCTAAAATTGCGATCTACAGTGCTCATACTGCATTTGATTCGGCAACCGGCGGAGTCAACCAGATGTGGGCCGAGGCATTGGGGCTGGATAGAATCCGGCCGCTAGTTGAATTGCCGATCGCAGCGGGCACAAAACAGGTGGGCTCGTCAATTGTCGCCGTTTCGTCAGGCCAAACTGTTGAAGGATCCGGGCGATATGGTCGCTTGCCGAGTCCAGTCACGCTGGAATCGTTAGCATCGATGGCGGGCGAAGTTAGCGGCGGGCCAAGGCCGCGTCTTGTCGGAGCGGCGGATCAGTCGGTGCAGGCGGTGGCGTTTGCGTGTGGCAGTGGCGGCAGTTTTCTTGCGGCTGCGAAACGTCGTGGTTGCCATGCTTTGGTGACTGGCGAGGCGACGTTTCACACTTGTCTCGAGGCACGGTCGATGGGTATCGGTTTGGTGTTATTGGGACATTTTCACAGCGAGCGATTCGCGATGGAGCGACTTAGCGAGGCGTTAGCAGCTGAATTGCCCGATTTGACCGTCTGGGCGAGCCGAGACGAGTGCGACCCGTTGCAACAGGCTGATTGA
- a CDS encoding glycosyltransferase family 2 protein: protein MAESNIPDRKSSRWLAALPVYNEVQYVAGVLDEVVRYASDVLVVNDGSSDGTAAVLDSRSDVHVIHHPENRGYGAALMTAFAYAIAEGYEGLVTLDCDGQHQPKRIPEFIAAASDADIVSGSRYLKVYEGDDAPPEERLFINRRITRELNQRLGFNLTDAFCGFKAYRTSALSQLEITDEGYAMPLQLWVEAAAADLRVIEIPVPLIYLDLERSFGGSLDHAETRLRYYHQVLDSAFAVAAADGRVFPGRDVALSI, encoded by the coding sequence ATGGCTGAATCGAATATCCCCGACCGCAAATCGTCGCGTTGGCTGGCTGCACTGCCGGTTTACAACGAGGTTCAGTACGTTGCTGGGGTCTTAGATGAGGTCGTTCGCTATGCATCGGACGTATTGGTCGTGAACGATGGGTCGAGTGATGGAACGGCCGCAGTGCTGGATTCGCGTTCGGACGTTCACGTCATCCACCACCCCGAGAATCGCGGTTACGGCGCGGCGTTGATGACGGCGTTCGCTTATGCGATCGCCGAAGGGTACGAGGGTTTGGTGACGCTTGATTGCGACGGCCAACATCAACCCAAACGGATTCCCGAGTTCATTGCGGCCGCTTCGGATGCGGATATTGTCTCGGGGAGTCGTTATTTGAAGGTTTACGAAGGGGATGATGCGCCGCCGGAAGAAAGGTTGTTCATCAATCGTCGGATCACACGAGAGCTGAATCAGCGACTTGGTTTCAATTTGACGGACGCGTTCTGTGGCTTCAAGGCTTACCGAACGTCAGCGCTGTCGCAGTTGGAAATCACGGACGAAGGTTACGCGATGCCGTTACAATTGTGGGTCGAGGCGGCGGCAGCCGATTTGCGAGTGATAGAGATCCCGGTGCCGCTGATTTACTTGGACCTGGAGCGATCGTTCGGTGGCTCGCTTGATCATGCCGAGACACGTTTGCGATACTATCATCAGGTGCTCGATAGCGCGTTCGCGGTGGCTGCAGCGGATGGGCGGGTTTTCCCTGGTCGTGACGTTGCTCTGAGCATCTGA
- a CDS encoding EVE domain-containing protein has protein sequence MTNYWLMKTEPTTFSIDDLAADPDQTTCWEGVRNYQARNLLRDDFCVGDRVLFYHSACKEPAVVGTATVVRAGYPDSHAFDPRSKYFDQKSSPDNPTWFMVDIKLDEKLESPVTLKSMRERAGLKGMVLLQKGSRLSVQPVKKKEFDTVLKMANG, from the coding sequence ATGACAAATTACTGGCTAATGAAAACCGAGCCGACAACGTTTTCAATCGATGATCTGGCTGCCGATCCCGATCAAACGACATGCTGGGAGGGCGTGCGGAATTACCAGGCTCGTAACTTGCTTCGCGATGATTTTTGTGTCGGCGATCGTGTTTTGTTTTATCACTCGGCGTGCAAGGAACCGGCTGTGGTCGGCACGGCGACGGTCGTTCGGGCTGGGTATCCCGACAGTCACGCGTTTGATCCCCGCAGTAAGTACTTTGACCAAAAGAGCAGTCCCGATAATCCGACGTGGTTCATGGTCGACATCAAATTGGATGAGAAACTCGAAAGTCCGGTGACGCTAAAGTCGATGCGAGAACGGGCGGGGCTAAAGGGTATGGTGCTATTGCAGAAGGGCAGTCGTTTGAGTGTCCAGCCGGTTAAGAAGAAAGAGTTTGACACGGTGCTGAAAATGGCGAACGGTTGA
- a CDS encoding D-hexose-6-phosphate mutarotase, protein MDAKPMNADQLNEKYRVEGLRFVDGNGGLVKAVVDTGVCTGEIYMHGAHVTHFQPTGHQPVLWVSKQSVFEADCAIRGGVPICFPWFGPRVGHPQAPGHGWARTRSWDVATASVRDDGAIEMVLSTVIESFFLAFTVRFGETLSMELQVKLSSDATASVSFEEALHTYFAVSDIKSIKINGLEMAGYIDKVDGDATKMETGSPIRFDGECDRVYLDTTSTCQMTDPGKKRTIEVSKTHSHNTVVWNPWIEKSARMADFGDDEWKSMVCIETANVGDQAIELLPGRSYSMTARIAVREMNK, encoded by the coding sequence ATGGATGCGAAACCGATGAACGCCGATCAGTTGAACGAAAAGTACCGTGTTGAGGGTCTGCGATTTGTGGACGGTAACGGCGGTTTGGTCAAAGCTGTGGTGGATACCGGTGTTTGCACCGGAGAAATCTACATGCACGGTGCGCACGTGACTCATTTTCAACCTACCGGGCACCAGCCCGTGCTGTGGGTCAGTAAGCAGTCGGTGTTCGAAGCTGACTGTGCGATTCGGGGAGGCGTGCCGATTTGTTTTCCTTGGTTCGGCCCTCGAGTTGGGCATCCCCAAGCACCCGGCCATGGTTGGGCGCGGACTCGGTCCTGGGACGTCGCGACGGCGTCGGTGCGAGATGATGGCGCCATCGAGATGGTGCTAAGCACCGTGATCGAATCGTTTTTTCTGGCCTTTACGGTTCGTTTTGGCGAGACGCTGTCGATGGAATTGCAAGTGAAGCTGTCGTCTGATGCCACCGCGTCGGTGTCGTTCGAAGAAGCCTTGCACACCTACTTTGCGGTGTCAGACATCAAGAGCATCAAGATCAACGGTTTGGAGATGGCTGGATACATCGACAAGGTTGACGGCGACGCGACAAAAATGGAAACGGGATCACCCATTCGTTTCGATGGTGAATGTGATCGAGTTTACTTGGACACGACATCCACTTGCCAAATGACTGATCCCGGCAAAAAGCGAACCATCGAGGTCTCAAAGACTCATTCGCACAACACGGTGGTTTGGAATCCGTGGATCGAAAAGAGTGCCCGGATGGCTGACTTTGGCGATGATGAATGGAAGTCGATGGTCTGTATCGAAACTGCCAATGTTGGTGACCAGGCGATCGAGTTGTTGCCCGGCCGGTCGTATTCGATGACCGCCCGGATCGCAGTTCGTGAAATGAACAAATAG
- a CDS encoding NAD-dependent epimerase/dehydratase family protein, with the protein MRILVTGCGGFLGSEIVRQLIDRGDEVVGISRKDYPDLVQAGMKSVRGDLADADFVRSAIASDDSGRRFDGVVHTAAVAGVWGPWDYFYRNNTLATENVIAASKAGCVERLIFTSSPSVTFAGEHQQGVDESEPYPTKWLCHYPHTKALAEQAILAADQVGGMRTVSLRPHLIWGENDPHLLPRMLDRARRKRLRIVGDGKNRVDTVHVINAGAAHLDALDALGRDSDRAAGRAYFIAQDEPVNCWDWIAEICRIGGVEPPQKRISGPAAYRLGAMLEMVYRAIGKTDEPPMTRFVAAQLACDHYFDISAAKDRLGYQVRIGVDEGLERLRQSWQSR; encoded by the coding sequence ATGCGAATCTTGGTGACCGGCTGCGGCGGCTTCTTGGGCAGCGAAATTGTTCGCCAATTGATCGATCGCGGCGATGAAGTGGTCGGAATTTCTCGGAAAGATTATCCCGATTTGGTGCAAGCCGGGATGAAGTCTGTCCGTGGCGACTTGGCCGACGCGGATTTTGTTAGGTCGGCAATCGCGTCGGACGATTCGGGCCGTCGGTTTGATGGCGTCGTTCACACCGCCGCGGTCGCGGGCGTTTGGGGGCCGTGGGATTACTTTTATCGCAACAATACATTGGCCACTGAGAATGTGATTGCTGCGAGCAAGGCGGGCTGCGTTGAGCGGTTGATCTTTACCAGCAGTCCCAGTGTCACCTTTGCCGGCGAACATCAGCAAGGCGTCGATGAATCGGAACCGTACCCCACCAAGTGGCTGTGTCACTATCCGCATACCAAGGCGTTGGCAGAGCAAGCAATTCTGGCGGCCGATCAAGTGGGAGGAATGCGAACCGTTTCGCTGAGACCGCATTTGATATGGGGCGAAAACGACCCGCATTTACTGCCTCGGATGTTGGACCGGGCTCGGCGCAAGCGGCTTCGGATTGTCGGCGACGGCAAAAACCGAGTTGATACGGTTCATGTCATCAATGCGGGGGCGGCTCACTTGGACGCTCTCGATGCGCTTGGTCGCGATTCCGATCGGGCGGCCGGGCGGGCCTACTTCATCGCTCAGGACGAGCCCGTCAATTGCTGGGATTGGATCGCCGAAATATGTCGGATTGGCGGAGTAGAGCCACCTCAGAAGCGGATCTCGGGCCCGGCGGCTTATCGTCTAGGTGCCATGCTTGAGATGGTTTATCGAGCAATCGGCAAGACAGACGAGCCGCCAATGACGCGTTTTGTCGCAGCCCAGTTGGCCTGCGATCACTATTTTGACATTTCCGCTGCCAAGGATCGGCTGGGGTACCAAGTTCGGATCGGAGTCGATGAAGGACTCGAGCGATTGCGGCAGTCGTGGCAAAGTAGATAG
- a CDS encoding beta-ketoacyl-[acyl-carrier-protein] synthase family protein codes for MIAPSRASELPDHQRIVITGIGLTAPNGNDWQSYRSALLEGRSGVSPYEIRYFGKTLAGICDFDTLRYQSKKDIRRGTRAGSVGIYAANEAVKHSGLDWENVDKSRVGIYVGVTEHGNVETENEIFLIKGFDYDTNCWSHHHNPRTVANNPAGEIALNMGITGPHYTIGAACAAGNAGLIQGAQMLRLDECDVAIAGGTSESIHTFGIFASFNSQNALATNEDPTKASRPFDVNRNGIVVAEGGCLYTLERLSDAKARGADIIGELVGYAMNTDATDFVLPNPERQAECVNLALKRAGLAADQIDIVSTHATGTSSGDSQECLALRNVFGNCTNTRINNTKSYIGHAMGAAGSLELAGNLSSFQDRVVHPTINVDELDPNCALPGLVLNESQEVAKVDYILNNSFGMLGINSVVIIGRV; via the coding sequence GTGATCGCACCCAGCCGCGCCTCCGAACTGCCAGATCATCAACGGATCGTTATCACCGGAATCGGTTTGACGGCTCCGAATGGAAATGACTGGCAATCTTATCGCAGCGCCCTCCTCGAAGGCCGCAGCGGCGTTAGCCCCTACGAAATTCGTTATTTCGGCAAGACACTGGCCGGGATTTGCGATTTTGACACGCTGCGTTACCAATCCAAAAAAGACATTCGCCGCGGCACGCGTGCGGGCAGCGTTGGAATCTACGCTGCCAATGAAGCCGTCAAGCACTCGGGACTCGACTGGGAAAACGTCGACAAGTCGCGGGTCGGCATCTATGTCGGTGTGACTGAGCACGGAAACGTCGAAACCGAAAACGAAATCTTCTTGATCAAAGGTTTCGATTACGACACCAACTGTTGGTCGCACCATCACAACCCGCGGACAGTCGCCAACAATCCGGCTGGCGAAATCGCGTTGAATATGGGGATCACCGGTCCTCACTACACGATCGGCGCAGCTTGTGCGGCAGGTAATGCTGGGTTGATCCAAGGTGCCCAGATGCTGCGGTTGGACGAATGTGACGTTGCAATCGCTGGCGGAACCAGCGAAAGCATTCACACGTTTGGAATTTTCGCCAGCTTCAATAGCCAAAACGCACTGGCCACCAATGAAGATCCGACTAAGGCGTCTCGCCCGTTCGACGTCAATCGAAACGGAATCGTGGTTGCCGAAGGCGGATGTCTCTACACGCTTGAACGACTCAGTGATGCGAAGGCTCGCGGTGCGGATATCATCGGCGAATTGGTCGGATACGCGATGAACACCGATGCGACCGACTTTGTGTTGCCCAACCCTGAACGACAAGCCGAATGCGTTAACTTGGCGCTGAAGCGGGCCGGATTGGCCGCCGACCAGATCGACATCGTCAGTACCCACGCCACTGGCACCAGCAGCGGTGATTCGCAAGAATGTTTGGCCCTCCGCAATGTTTTTGGAAATTGCACCAACACGCGAATCAACAATACAAAAAGCTACATTGGCCACGCGATGGGGGCGGCGGGTTCACTTGAATTGGCTGGTAACCTATCGTCTTTCCAAGACCGAGTGGTTCATCCGACGATCAATGTCGATGAACTGGATCCCAATTGTGCACTGCCCGGACTCGTCCTAAACGAATCGCAGGAGGTCGCCAAAGTCGACTATATCTTGAATAATTCGTTTGGAATGCTTGGCATCAACTCGGTCGTGATCATCGGCCGGGTTTGA
- a CDS encoding acyl carrier protein — protein sequence MTPAEIRDEILDILEDISPDDDLDGLDDEKAFREQLELDSMDFLDIVMELRKRHRVQIPEEDYGHLASMQSTVTYLEPKMKDIVKS from the coding sequence ATGACGCCAGCCGAAATTCGAGACGAAATTCTAGACATCCTCGAGGACATCTCGCCGGACGACGACCTTGACGGTCTGGACGACGAGAAGGCGTTTCGCGAGCAACTAGAACTCGACAGCATGGACTTTCTGGATATCGTGATGGAGTTGCGAAAGCGACACCGCGTTCAGATTCCTGAGGAAGACTATGGCCATTTGGCAAGCATGCAGTCGACGGTCACCTATCTTGAACCGAAGATGAAAGACATTGTTAAGTCTTAA
- a CDS encoding cytochrome c oxidase subunit 3, whose protein sequence is MLPNDKRYRFGGFLFLGSLSVFFVASILLYGIYAYSRRDDLQSTVPLPPSFLVSTVCLILVSGLVHWSTRSVRRDQRWVTTFLLVISAFAATLFMGVQFFAMKEMLSGPALRGGTGKGVAGMVAVLALLHALHVAGGVVSLGIVSIRSGLGKYDHERHWPVDFSAQYWHFLDGVWLCMLVAFWCTTGGFGF, encoded by the coding sequence ATGCTTCCTAACGACAAGCGTTATCGGTTCGGCGGGTTTCTGTTTCTCGGATCGCTTTCGGTTTTCTTTGTCGCCAGCATTTTGCTGTATGGAATCTATGCGTATTCTCGACGGGACGATTTGCAGAGCACGGTGCCATTGCCGCCCAGTTTTTTGGTCAGCACCGTTTGCTTGATTTTAGTTAGTGGTTTGGTCCATTGGTCCACGCGGTCGGTTCGCCGGGATCAACGATGGGTGACAACCTTCTTGTTGGTAATCAGTGCGTTTGCGGCAACGCTCTTCATGGGCGTGCAGTTTTTCGCGATGAAGGAAATGTTGTCCGGCCCGGCACTGCGCGGCGGTACAGGCAAGGGTGTCGCCGGGATGGTGGCGGTACTGGCACTGCTGCATGCACTGCACGTTGCCGGAGGCGTGGTCTCTCTTGGAATCGTGTCGATTCGGTCCGGACTTGGAAAGTACGATCACGAACGTCATTGGCCAGTCGATTTTTCGGCCCAGTACTGGCACTTCTTGGATGGCGTTTGGTTGTGCATGTTGGTCGCATTTTGGTGCACGACCGGCGGTTTTGGGTTTTAG
- a CDS encoding bifunctional 4-hydroxy-2-oxoglutarate aldolase/2-dehydro-3-deoxy-phosphogluconate aldolase encodes MTDQADFPPELIARIGNCAAIAAVTIDDADAAVPLAKSLLACRIDVMEITLGTPVAIDAMRRIRDEVPEMLVGAGTISNSNQVSAVIDAGAAFGVAPGLSRNVVLESRQCGLPFAPGVITPTEMETAIDWGCRQLNIFPIEPIGGIKYLRTMVMPFEHLGLKFFVSGGINPSNMTAYLYHDDITAIGGAWIAPRSQIRTQDWSTVIDNAIEAASIVKEMKPR; translated from the coding sequence ATGACAGACCAAGCCGATTTTCCGCCCGAACTGATCGCCCGAATCGGCAACTGTGCCGCAATCGCGGCGGTAACGATCGATGACGCCGACGCTGCGGTTCCGCTTGCGAAATCGCTATTAGCATGCCGTATCGATGTGATGGAAATCACCTTGGGGACACCGGTGGCGATCGACGCGATGCGACGAATTCGTGACGAGGTCCCTGAGATGCTGGTCGGCGCGGGCACGATCTCGAATTCCAACCAAGTCAGTGCAGTGATCGATGCGGGCGCGGCCTTCGGCGTTGCACCGGGACTCTCACGCAACGTTGTGCTTGAATCCAGACAATGCGGACTCCCATTCGCGCCAGGCGTAATCACACCGACCGAGATGGAAACGGCGATCGATTGGGGTTGCCGCCAACTGAACATTTTTCCGATCGAACCCATCGGCGGCATCAAGTACTTGCGAACGATGGTGATGCCGTTCGAGCACCTTGGCCTGAAGTTCTTTGTGTCGGGGGGGATCAATCCGTCAAACATGACCGCTTATTTATACCACGACGACATCACCGCGATCGGCGGGGCATGGATCGCGCCACGAAGCCAAATCCGAACTCAAGACTGGTCCACAGTAATCGACAATGCAATCGAAGCGGCGTCGATCGTTAAAGAAATGAAGCCTCGCTGA
- a CDS encoding leucine-rich repeat domain-containing protein produces MGKTTAVFFTLAWLLFAVAMDKDVAAADVDRTTVYIPLAANHAPNARLIAVQHPAEALGDSQNAGWNAYLRVWQSHHADPSATPIRRMLGLPLGDAPTWSAKRSRSAPTWLGWRPGTYAEVETPHFVIYSQAGKSDSAAVAKDLERCYWAWTQMFFPIWEASDQVTVMLKQLKPDQSVASYLDEHPSRLSTKRKLRIVLFRDASEYARVLSRDVPGIERSTGFYSDVRKTMFLYASENDDAATRRHELVHQLFREATRSGLGRSMPGEQSGFWLVEGIAGYFESLFVGDTFATVGGWDSPRLQFGRYRTLVGGDQMSIDELQIDGRLAAQKRGDIARWYAHAITQTHRLMDDGNASDRIWVYQQLANLYDVKAKLPDAKSPNPSGDENTRAFLAIDDETLIDNAPVRSLESLCLAGCQVTEKGIASIGVQPELTWLDLARLPIGNDAVRGIAASPRKIEQLTLEATQVDSDLTDWIGNAVNLRELDLSWTRTDDRVIAAIEPAKKLSVLWMTGTQITDESIPQISAMQELKSVDVQRTNVTASGIESLRKATSADINPLELRTATP; encoded by the coding sequence ATGGGGAAAACGACCGCGGTGTTTTTTACCTTGGCTTGGCTTTTGTTTGCCGTCGCCATGGATAAGGACGTTGCAGCAGCGGACGTTGACCGGACGACTGTTTACATTCCGCTGGCCGCAAACCATGCCCCAAACGCTCGATTGATAGCGGTACAGCATCCTGCCGAAGCTCTCGGTGATTCCCAAAACGCCGGATGGAATGCCTACCTGCGAGTGTGGCAGTCGCACCATGCCGACCCTTCCGCCACGCCGATTCGCCGGATGCTGGGGCTGCCACTCGGCGACGCTCCGACTTGGTCGGCCAAACGCAGTCGATCGGCGCCAACTTGGCTGGGATGGCGTCCCGGAACCTACGCCGAAGTCGAAACGCCTCACTTTGTCATCTATAGCCAAGCTGGAAAATCGGACTCGGCCGCCGTCGCGAAAGATCTGGAACGATGCTATTGGGCTTGGACCCAAATGTTCTTCCCGATCTGGGAAGCAAGCGACCAAGTCACCGTGATGCTAAAGCAACTCAAACCCGACCAATCCGTAGCTTCGTATTTGGACGAACACCCAAGTCGTCTTTCGACCAAACGAAAACTGCGAATCGTTCTGTTTCGCGACGCCAGCGAGTACGCACGCGTGCTAAGCCGTGATGTACCAGGAATCGAGCGTTCGACCGGCTTCTATAGCGATGTCCGAAAAACGATGTTCTTGTACGCGTCCGAAAACGATGACGCTGCAACCCGGCGGCACGAACTGGTTCATCAACTTTTCCGCGAAGCCACGCGCAGCGGACTGGGCCGATCGATGCCGGGCGAGCAATCGGGATTCTGGCTCGTCGAGGGTATCGCGGGTTATTTTGAATCACTCTTTGTCGGCGACACGTTCGCAACCGTCGGCGGCTGGGATTCGCCACGGCTGCAGTTTGGACGCTACCGCACCCTGGTCGGTGGCGATCAAATGTCAATCGACGAATTGCAAATCGACGGCCGCTTAGCCGCACAGAAACGCGGCGATATCGCTCGCTGGTACGCGCACGCAATCACCCAAACTCATCGCTTGATGGACGATGGTAATGCTTCGGATCGGATTTGGGTGTACCAACAATTAGCCAACCTGTACGACGTCAAAGCCAAACTGCCCGACGCAAAATCACCAAATCCATCGGGCGACGAAAACACGCGAGCTTTTCTGGCGATTGACGACGAAACCCTTATCGACAATGCTCCGGTGCGTTCACTTGAATCGCTTTGCTTGGCCGGTTGCCAAGTGACCGAAAAGGGAATCGCTTCGATCGGCGTCCAACCGGAACTGACGTGGCTCGACCTAGCCCGTTTACCGATCGGAAACGATGCTGTGCGAGGTATCGCTGCGTCGCCGCGAAAAATTGAACAACTGACACTCGAAGCAACACAGGTCGATTCAGACTTGACTGATTGGATTGGAAACGCCGTCAATCTACGCGAACTCGACCTCAGTTGGACCAGAACGGATGACCGCGTGATCGCTGCGATTGAACCGGCGAAGAAGCTGTCAGTCCTTTGGATGACTGGAACCCAGATCACCGACGAATCGATCCCCCAAATTTCGGCAATGCAAGAATTGAAAAGCGTTGATGTGCAGCGGACCAACGTGACCGCCTCAGGCATCGAGTCACTTCGCAAGGCGACTTCGGCAGACATCAATCCGCTGGAACTACGAACCGCAACACCTTGA